The Solanum lycopersicum chromosome 9, SLM_r2.1 genome window below encodes:
- the LOC101252724 gene encoding uncharacterized protein isoform X1 has product MSFKKSQGVDLSLSSTEQQTKINEVRKLIGPALNKFPTMCSDASILRFLRARNWHTKRSAKMLKEALIWRLENKPNMIRWDDIAKQAEPGKVYKANYFDKYGRTVLVMKPGIPNPYSVEMQMRYLIYCMENSILDLKSGQEQMVWLIDFEGWNMSSISVKVTRETARLLQDCYPERLGLAILYNPPKVFESFWILVKPFLEKRTYKKVKFVYPNDVDTQKVMEDLFDMEKLESCFGGKWTHDFDYVTYSNRMREGDKMMTDFVISGAPLPSDQFQLSTDETTSNFKTSHDTSENHPNIDDIKQTD; this is encoded by the exons ATGTCATTCAAAAAGTCGCAAGGAGTTGACTTGTCTCTGTCATCTACAGAGCAACAAACTAAG ATCAATGAGGTGCGAAAATTAATTGGTCCTGCTCTTAACAAATTTCCAACAATGTGTTCGGATGCATCAATTCTAAGATTTCTGAGAGCACGAAATTGGCATACAAAAAGGTCAGCCAAAATGCTCAAAGAAGCATTAATATGGAGATTAGAAAACAAACCAAACATGATCCGTTGG gatGATATTGCTAAACAAGCAGAACCTGGAAAAGTTTACAAAGCCAACTATTTTGACAAGTATGGAAGGACTGTGCTTGTCATGAAGCCTGGAATACCG AATCCTTACTCCGTAGAGATGCAAATGAGATATCTAATTTATTGCATGGAGAATTCTATATTGGATCTAAAATCTGGTCAGGAGCAAATGGTTTGGTTGATCGATTTTGAAGGATGGAACATGTCTAGCATATCAGTAAAGGTGACTAGGGAAACAGCACGTCTTCTGCAAGATTGTTATCCAGAGAGGCTAGGTCTTGCAATCCTTTATAATCCACCAAAAGTTTTTGAGTCCTTCTGGATT TTGGTAAAACCATTCCTTGAGAAGAGGACatacaagaaagtgaagtttgtGTATCCAAATGATGTAGATACTCAAAAAGTTATGGAAGATTTGTTTGATATGGAGAAGCTTGAATCATGTTTTGGAGGAAAATGGACACATGATTTTGATTATGTCACTTACTCTAATCGCATGAGAGAGGGGGATAAGATGATGACTGATTTTGTTATTTCTGGTGCTCCTTTGCCCTCTGACCAATTCCAATTGTCTACGGATGAAACAACATCCAATTTCAAAACTTCACACGACACCAGTGAAAATCATCCAAATATTGATGACATAAAACAAACCGACTAA
- the LOC101252724 gene encoding uncharacterized protein isoform X2: protein MSFKKSQGVDLSLSSTEQQTKINEVRKLIGPALNKFPTMCSDASILRFLRARNWHTKRSAKMLKEALIWRLENKPNMIRWDDIAKQAEPGKVYKANYFDKYGRTVLVMKPGIPEQMVWLIDFEGWNMSSISVKVTRETARLLQDCYPERLGLAILYNPPKVFESFWILVKPFLEKRTYKKVKFVYPNDVDTQKVMEDLFDMEKLESCFGGKWTHDFDYVTYSNRMREGDKMMTDFVISGAPLPSDQFQLSTDETTSNFKTSHDTSENHPNIDDIKQTD, encoded by the exons ATGTCATTCAAAAAGTCGCAAGGAGTTGACTTGTCTCTGTCATCTACAGAGCAACAAACTAAG ATCAATGAGGTGCGAAAATTAATTGGTCCTGCTCTTAACAAATTTCCAACAATGTGTTCGGATGCATCAATTCTAAGATTTCTGAGAGCACGAAATTGGCATACAAAAAGGTCAGCCAAAATGCTCAAAGAAGCATTAATATGGAGATTAGAAAACAAACCAAACATGATCCGTTGG gatGATATTGCTAAACAAGCAGAACCTGGAAAAGTTTACAAAGCCAACTATTTTGACAAGTATGGAAGGACTGTGCTTGTCATGAAGCCTGGAATACCG GAGCAAATGGTTTGGTTGATCGATTTTGAAGGATGGAACATGTCTAGCATATCAGTAAAGGTGACTAGGGAAACAGCACGTCTTCTGCAAGATTGTTATCCAGAGAGGCTAGGTCTTGCAATCCTTTATAATCCACCAAAAGTTTTTGAGTCCTTCTGGATT TTGGTAAAACCATTCCTTGAGAAGAGGACatacaagaaagtgaagtttgtGTATCCAAATGATGTAGATACTCAAAAAGTTATGGAAGATTTGTTTGATATGGAGAAGCTTGAATCATGTTTTGGAGGAAAATGGACACATGATTTTGATTATGTCACTTACTCTAATCGCATGAGAGAGGGGGATAAGATGATGACTGATTTTGTTATTTCTGGTGCTCCTTTGCCCTCTGACCAATTCCAATTGTCTACGGATGAAACAACATCCAATTTCAAAACTTCACACGACACCAGTGAAAATCATCCAAATATTGATGACATAAAACAAACCGACTAA